CATCGCGGAATAGGAGACGAGCGTCGGCCTTTCCTCCTTCATCTCTATCACCCTGTCCAGGTTCACCTGGACATACTCGTCCCATTTCGTCCCGTGCTGATGGCAGATGAAGCGATCTTTCAGGCGCCTTTTGACATCGGCGTGTATCCGGCTCACCAGCTCCTCATCGCATGGATAGGCGACCTCCCAGGCGAAATGGGCGGTGTGGAAGTCAACGGTGGCGATGTATCTCCTCTCATCAAACGCCCTCATCAGGACCCGGGTCTCAGGCTCGGAAGCCGGTCTCTCTCCTTTGTAATCAAAATCCCACACCATGGGCACGTCCTCAAAACTTTCGTATCCCTCCCATCCGCGGGGGAAATTGCGGTTGAGGTCGACGCCGTTTGCGTTCTGACGGACGTTGTGATCGTAGCCATAGGGGTTCGTTATGGGGAAGATCTTCACGAAGTATCCCCCGGCTGGGAGACCTTCAACGCATGGGTTTTCGCCCAGAACCTCGGCGAGCCTCAAAAGCCCGTAGGGCGCCTCCCACTCCCAGCCGTGGATGCATCCCGTGAAGAGGAAAGCGGGCGCACCCTCGTCCCCTATGGTAAGCGAGAACATCCTGTAACCGCCGCTTGCCTCCCCTTCGTCGTTGAAACGGACGCTTGGGCAGCGCTGGCTCAGCTGCCTCGCCATCTCCACGAACTCGCCGTAAGTCAACTTTCGGGGATAATACCTGCCGTATTGAACCGAGCTGCCGATAATGTTTCCGATGAACAGGTATTTGTTGACGGAGCCGATTGAATCAAAGAAAGGCTCTGGCAACGAGCGGATGTCCATCGCCACTATCCGCCCCTCCCCGACCCTCTCCTCGAGGATGACCGCCCCGCCGTTCACCGTGGACGTGGCGAGGACGGTCAGCTCGTCGGAGTCGGTCAAGCCAATGATCTGCCTTTGCCAGAACTGATTTGGGGAGTTCTCTATGCCGTGCGAAACCTGTCCATACCAGGGAAGGACGTCGCCGACTGAAAACCCCCGGGTCACATCGTTCACGACCTCTATCCTTATACCGGGGCGCTCCGGGCCGGGAAGGTAGGTCTTTCGGAACTCAACCCCGCGATGG
This window of the Candidatus Poribacteria bacterium genome carries:
- a CDS encoding DUF2817 domain-containing protein, yielding MEGKILVLSDVGESIFSRNLGVFYPGRVTVVDFTKRVPSLEGYDFVITHLMKGSNVRRLDFSSLREFAHRGGQVICSLFEYAHHRGVEFRKTYLPGPERPGIRIEVVNDVTRGFSVGDVLPWYGQVSHGIENSPNQFWQRQIIGLTDSDELTVLATSTVNGGAVILEERVGEGRIVAMDIRSLPEPFFDSIGSVNKYLFIGNIIGSSVQYGRYYPRKLTYGEFVEMARQLSQRCPSVRFNDEGEASGGYRMFSLTIGDEGAPAFLFTGCIHGWEWEAPYGLLRLAEVLGENPCVEGLPAGGYFVKIFPITNPYGYDHNVRQNANGVDLNRNFPRGWEGYESFEDVPMVWDFDYKGERPASEPETRVLMRAFDERRYIATVDFHTAHFAWEVAYPCDEELVSRIHADVKRRLKDRFICHQHGTKWDEYVQVNLDRVIEMKEERPTLVSYSAMRGTSAPILVELSGNRSDTHAIVRESEVVVQICLGVMKTALSFAGR